A stretch of Calditrichota bacterium DNA encodes these proteins:
- a CDS encoding DUF2283 domain-containing protein gives MKIKYFEDTDTLYIELSDHEVAETKELNENLYVDLDADGRVVSFTIEHAKASSGKFDFSYETVAA, from the coding sequence ATGAAGATTAAATATTTTGAGGATACTGATACGCTTTATATCGAGTTATCAGATCATGAGGTTGCTGAAACCAAAGAGCTGAATGAAAATCTTTATGTTGATCTCGATGCTGACGGGAGAGTTGTAAGTTTTACAATTGAACATGCAAAAGCGTCTTCCGGTAAATTCGATTTTTCTTATGAAACAGTGGCAGCATAA